A single genomic interval of Streptomyces showdoensis harbors:
- a CDS encoding NACHT domain-containing protein, producing MRRWVIGAGGCALVIGGLFWALAGRSGALDLSQRTDLMAFACGAVGVVGLVATFWRRADEDEAAAVARLAREVKAIGEPQWMSSLGGDLKAIDVTFAFRPYAGARAAELPASPAGRLEKVVEDYRGLRPRRLVITGEPGAGKTVLARKFVMELTRVRADDEPVPVLVALADWDAGEPFRDWLTRHLERDYGLPAASARRVVAARMVLPVLDGLDEMDPTGTPAADSRAGRALEALSRYQDGTEPAPLVLTCRSREYDALEADGVHILDAARIGIDPVTAERAHDFLALRGARRPHRWDPVLDELRAHPHGVLARALSTPWRLTLVAVAYERDGDPAELVGAGTEGETADLLLGRFIGASVRSAAVGAGRYAPGWVHRRLRVLAVLLGPETDLALLGLGRFAPRWAVRVLELVQLGVILWVVLADLALDSGERVELSFPVVLAVLLMIAVLVRRLRAQVSSRSQAAASMPPAGSALWRVGVRRVMRRVPRSWSGLMISGTLLFGIWQAVPQRLGGQGMTSLAPVVGAVFVLYLVFAAAAEVDDAATGPAGQLRGQLALATVLVTAVAAVFYGGEAMRLPTSVVAMIGSAVVLELLSGLVEYGLFRLWNLRRLPLRLARFLDWSVAAGLLRTSGAAYQFRHREFQEWLVRHPAP from the coding sequence GTGCGCAGGTGGGTGATCGGGGCGGGCGGCTGCGCCCTGGTGATCGGCGGGCTGTTCTGGGCCCTCGCGGGGCGGTCCGGCGCGCTCGACCTGTCCCAGCGGACCGACCTCATGGCCTTCGCGTGCGGCGCGGTCGGCGTCGTCGGACTCGTCGCCACGTTCTGGCGGCGCGCGGACGAGGACGAGGCGGCGGCGGTCGCCCGGCTCGCCCGCGAGGTGAAGGCGATCGGCGAGCCGCAGTGGATGAGCTCGCTCGGCGGCGACCTGAAGGCCATCGACGTCACCTTCGCCTTCCGCCCGTACGCGGGCGCCCGCGCCGCCGAGCTGCCGGCCTCGCCCGCGGGCCGGCTGGAGAAGGTCGTCGAGGACTACCGGGGGCTGCGGCCGCGGCGGCTGGTCATCACGGGCGAGCCGGGGGCCGGGAAGACCGTGCTGGCCCGCAAGTTCGTCATGGAGCTCACCCGGGTGCGGGCCGACGACGAGCCCGTCCCGGTGCTCGTCGCCCTCGCCGACTGGGACGCGGGGGAGCCCTTCCGCGACTGGCTCACCCGCCACCTGGAACGGGACTACGGCCTGCCGGCGGCCTCCGCCCGCCGGGTCGTCGCCGCCCGCATGGTGCTTCCCGTCCTCGACGGCCTCGACGAGATGGACCCGACGGGCACCCCCGCCGCCGACTCCCGCGCGGGCCGGGCCCTGGAGGCCCTCTCCCGCTACCAGGACGGCACCGAACCCGCGCCGCTCGTCCTCACCTGCCGCTCGCGCGAGTACGACGCGCTGGAGGCCGACGGGGTCCACATCCTCGACGCGGCGCGCATCGGGATCGACCCGGTGACGGCGGAGCGCGCCCACGACTTCCTGGCGCTCCGCGGGGCCCGCCGCCCGCACCGCTGGGACCCCGTCCTCGACGAACTCCGCGCCCACCCGCACGGTGTCCTGGCCCGCGCCCTGTCCACGCCGTGGCGGCTGACCCTCGTGGCGGTGGCGTACGAACGGGACGGCGACCCGGCGGAGCTGGTGGGTGCGGGGACGGAGGGGGAGACGGCGGATCTGCTGCTGGGGCGGTTCATCGGGGCGTCGGTGAGGAGCGCGGCGGTGGGGGCGGGGCGTTACGCGCCTGGCTGGGTGCACCGGCGGCTGCGGGTGCTCGCCGTGCTCCTGGGGCCGGAGACCGACCTGGCCCTGCTGGGGCTCGGGCGGTTCGCGCCCCGCTGGGCGGTCAGGGTGCTGGAACTGGTCCAGCTCGGCGTGATTCTGTGGGTCGTGCTGGCGGATCTCGCGCTGGATTCGGGGGAGCGCGTCGAGCTGTCGTTCCCGGTCGTGCTCGCGGTGCTCCTCATGATCGCCGTACTGGTCCGGAGGCTGAGGGCGCAGGTGTCGTCACGGTCGCAGGCGGCGGCGTCGATGCCGCCGGCCGGCAGTGCGTTGTGGCGGGTGGGAGTGCGCCGGGTGATGCGAAGGGTGCCCCGGAGCTGGTCCGGACTGATGATCTCGGGCACCCTGCTGTTCGGCATCTGGCAGGCCGTGCCGCAGCGGTTGGGCGGCCAGGGCATGACCTCGCTGGCGCCGGTGGTGGGAGCGGTGTTCGTCCTCTACCTGGTGTTCGCCGCTGCGGCGGAAGTCGACGACGCTGCCACGGGCCCGGCGGGCCAGCTGCGGGGCCAACTGGCCCTCGCCACTGTGCTCGTCACGGCGGTGGCGGCGGTGTTCTACGGCGGCGAGGCCATGAGGCTGCCGACGTCGGTCGTGGCGATGATCGGTTCGGCCGTCGTGCTCGAACTGCTCTCGGGTCTCGTCGAGTACGGACTGTTCCGGCTGTGGAACCTGCGCCGCCTCCCCCTCCGCCTCGCCCGCTTCCTCGACTGGTCCGTCGCCGCCGGCCTGCTCCGGACCTCCGGTGCCGCCTACCAGTTCCGCCACCGGGAGTTCCAGGAGTGGCTGGTGCGGCACCCCGCGCCGTAG
- a CDS encoding SGNH/GDSL hydrolase family protein, translating into MKTSSTLRRAGMTLLAATTLTAIPTTAATADQARGGAAWHGTWAASPQAPAAPFAPNWSVRGFDDQTVRQTVRVTTGGTRARIELTNRYGSTPLRITGATVARTAEGGAVRPGSVRALTFGGRGSVTIPAGGTLVSDGAPFRTAAFETLTVTLYLAGPTGPATFHHFAGTTSYRAAGDHRADVTGTAFTETDSSWYYLSGVEVSGGAHTARRDGIVTFGDSITDGVGATPGADDRYPDELAERLAAAGSPRAVLNHGIGGNQVVNDTTWAGEKGIARFKKDVLTEKGVGTVVLLEGINDIGGSGPSFPGGPTPEVSVNRLIEGHRSLIRQAHARGIKVIGATLTPIKGSFYFTPENEAKREAFNAWVRTSGAYDGIVDFDRAVADPADPDRILPAYDSGDHLHPGDAGYRAMAATLDLDEL; encoded by the coding sequence ATGAAGACCAGCAGCACCCTCCGGCGCGCGGGCATGACCCTGCTCGCCGCCACCACCCTGACCGCGATCCCCACCACCGCCGCGACGGCCGACCAGGCCCGCGGCGGCGCCGCCTGGCACGGCACCTGGGCCGCCTCGCCGCAGGCGCCCGCCGCGCCGTTCGCCCCCAACTGGTCGGTGCGGGGCTTCGACGACCAGACCGTCCGGCAGACGGTGCGCGTCACCACCGGCGGCACCCGGGCCCGCATCGAGCTGACCAACCGTTACGGCAGCACCCCGCTCAGGATCACCGGCGCGACCGTCGCCCGTACCGCCGAGGGCGGCGCGGTGCGGCCCGGCTCGGTCCGCGCGCTCACCTTCGGCGGGCGGGGCTCCGTCACGATCCCGGCCGGCGGCACGCTCGTCAGCGACGGCGCCCCGTTCAGGACCGCCGCGTTCGAGACGCTCACCGTCACGCTCTACCTGGCCGGCCCGACCGGTCCCGCCACCTTCCACCACTTCGCCGGCACCACCAGCTACCGGGCGGCGGGCGACCACCGCGCCGACGTGACCGGCACGGCGTTCACCGAGACCGACTCGTCCTGGTACTACCTCTCCGGCGTCGAGGTCTCCGGCGGCGCCCACACGGCCCGCCGGGACGGCATCGTCACCTTCGGCGACTCCATCACCGACGGCGTCGGCGCCACCCCGGGCGCGGACGACCGCTACCCCGACGAGCTCGCCGAGCGCCTCGCCGCGGCCGGTTCCCCTCGCGCCGTCCTCAACCACGGCATCGGCGGCAACCAGGTCGTCAACGACACCACCTGGGCCGGCGAGAAGGGCATCGCGCGCTTCAAGAAGGACGTGCTCACGGAGAAGGGCGTCGGCACCGTCGTCCTCCTCGAAGGCATCAACGACATCGGCGGCAGCGGCCCGTCCTTCCCCGGCGGCCCGACCCCCGAGGTCTCCGTGAACCGCCTCATCGAGGGCCACCGCAGCCTCATCCGGCAGGCGCACGCCCGGGGCATCAAGGTGATCGGCGCGACGCTGACCCCGATCAAGGGCTCGTTCTACTTCACGCCCGAGAACGAGGCCAAGCGCGAGGCGTTCAACGCCTGGGTCCGCACGTCCGGCGCGTACGACGGCATCGTCGACTTCGACCGCGCGGTCGCCGACCCGGCCGACCCGGACCGCATCCTCCCCGCGTACGACTCGGGCGACCACCTCCACCCGGGCGACGCGGGCTACCGCGCGATGGCCGCCACGCTGGACCTCGACGAGCTGTGA
- a CDS encoding TetR/AcrR family transcriptional regulator, whose protein sequence is MTSRRTYHHGDLRQAVLAAALDVIATEGPAGLSLRDLARRAGVSHAAPAHHFKDRTGLLTAIAAQGYELLAEALADAPDLRERGVRYVRFAAAHPAHFQVMFQPDLHRADDPELLAAKERAGAELRAGVTGLPVTTDAPRDTGIAAWSLAHGFATLLLTHNLDAPLGDRDPGEVFRALTGLLGSAQLDGEGRE, encoded by the coding sequence ATGACCAGTCGGCGCACCTACCACCACGGCGACCTGCGGCAGGCCGTGCTCGCCGCCGCCCTCGACGTGATCGCCACCGAGGGCCCCGCCGGGCTCAGCCTGCGCGACCTCGCCCGCCGCGCGGGCGTCTCGCACGCGGCCCCCGCCCACCACTTCAAGGACCGCACGGGCCTGCTCACCGCGATCGCCGCACAGGGCTACGAGCTCCTCGCCGAGGCCCTCGCCGACGCGCCCGACCTGCGGGAACGCGGGGTGCGGTACGTCCGCTTCGCGGCGGCCCACCCGGCGCACTTCCAGGTGATGTTCCAGCCCGACCTGCACCGCGCGGACGACCCGGAGCTGCTCGCCGCCAAGGAGCGGGCCGGCGCCGAGCTCCGCGCGGGCGTCACCGGACTCCCGGTCACCACCGACGCGCCGCGCGACACCGGGATCGCCGCCTGGTCGCTGGCCCACGGTTTCGCGACCCTGCTCCTCACCCACAACCTCGACGCCCCGCTCGGCGACCGGGATCCGGGCGAGGTGTTCCGCGCGCTGACCGGACTCCTCGGCTCCGCCCAACTCGACGGCGAGGGGCGGGAATAG
- a CDS encoding SCO6745 family protein, translating to MWHLLEPLHAVLYYAPEAFGEAAALGYGVDERWPSYFAWRAAPLGPAGGVRVASAFYSFAPDMVDRYVPAAWDLAAPADVLAARLRAVDRTYRAVLGDGTVEGPELAEAAALARRAAEASVTAGRPLAAANAALPWPDAPHLVLWQAATVLREHRGDGHLAALLAAGLDPVEALVSFAAVGAAAEPVFTSRGWTEGEWAAARARLAARGLVGPGGTATAAGRALRAEVERRTDELAAAPWAALGPEATARLADLLGGPWLAVIGSGLLPAENTLGIGTIG from the coding sequence ATGTGGCACCTGCTCGAACCCCTCCACGCCGTGCTCTACTACGCCCCCGAGGCCTTCGGTGAGGCCGCCGCCCTCGGCTACGGCGTCGACGAGCGCTGGCCCTCCTACTTCGCCTGGCGCGCCGCTCCCCTCGGTCCGGCCGGCGGCGTCCGGGTGGCCTCCGCGTTCTACAGCTTCGCCCCGGACATGGTGGACCGGTACGTCCCCGCCGCCTGGGACCTCGCCGCGCCCGCCGACGTCCTCGCCGCCCGGCTCCGTGCCGTCGACCGGACCTACCGGGCCGTCCTCGGCGACGGGACGGTCGAGGGCCCCGAGCTGGCGGAGGCCGCCGCGCTCGCCCGCCGCGCCGCCGAGGCCTCGGTGACCGCGGGCCGCCCGCTCGCCGCCGCCAACGCCGCACTGCCCTGGCCCGACGCCCCGCACCTCGTCCTGTGGCAGGCCGCCACGGTCCTGCGCGAACACCGAGGCGACGGACACCTCGCGGCACTCCTGGCCGCCGGCCTCGACCCGGTCGAGGCCCTGGTCTCCTTCGCCGCCGTCGGCGCCGCCGCCGAGCCCGTCTTCACGAGCCGCGGCTGGACCGAGGGGGAATGGGCCGCCGCCCGCGCACGCCTCGCCGCCCGCGGCCTCGTCGGCCCCGGCGGCACCGCCACCGCCGCCGGCCGCGCCCTGCGCGCCGAGGTCGAGCGCCGCACCGACGAACTGGCCGCGGCCCCCTGGGCCGCCCTCGGCCCGGAGGCCACGGCCCGGCTCGCCGACCTGCTCGGCGGGCCGTGGCTCGCGGTCATCGGCTCGGGGCTGCTGCCGGCGGAGAACACGCTGGGGATCGGGACGATCGGATAG
- a CDS encoding HNH endonuclease family protein: protein MLASAACGPLAGGGASGDGNGAPPKPAAAGTALAAVDALPVKGRAPRTGYEREKFGRAWVDVDRNGCGTRDDILRRDLSGVRFADGRCKVASGTLDDDPYTGGAVAYVRGRSKVDIDHVVALSDAWQKGAQKWAPDTRVRFANDPLNLLAVDSAANRRKSDGDAATWLPPNKAYRCAYVARQAAVKKKYGVWVTAGERDAMKRVLATCPEQRLP from the coding sequence ATGCTCGCCAGTGCCGCCTGCGGCCCCCTCGCGGGCGGCGGCGCGTCCGGTGACGGCAACGGCGCGCCCCCGAAGCCCGCGGCCGCCGGCACCGCGCTCGCCGCCGTGGACGCGCTCCCCGTGAAGGGGCGTGCGCCCAGGACCGGTTACGAGCGCGAGAAGTTCGGGCGCGCCTGGGTCGACGTCGACCGGAACGGCTGCGGCACCCGGGACGACATACTCCGGCGCGACCTGTCCGGCGTCCGCTTCGCCGACGGCCGGTGCAAGGTCGCCTCCGGGACGCTGGACGACGACCCGTACACCGGCGGCGCCGTCGCCTACGTGCGCGGGCGCAGCAAGGTCGACATCGACCACGTCGTGGCCCTCTCGGACGCCTGGCAGAAGGGGGCGCAGAAGTGGGCCCCGGACACCCGGGTGCGCTTCGCGAACGATCCGCTCAACCTGCTCGCGGTCGACTCGGCCGCCAACCGCCGCAAGTCGGACGGCGACGCCGCGACCTGGCTGCCGCCGAACAAGGCGTACCGGTGCGCGTACGTCGCCCGGCAGGCCGCCGTGAAGAAGAAGTACGGGGTGTGGGTGACGGCCGGGGAGCGCGACGCGATGAAGCGGGTGCTGGCGACGTGCCCGGAGCAGCGGCTGCCGTGA
- a CDS encoding DUF4352 domain-containing protein, producing MSYDTQLPHAPTPAVMRNGLGTAALILGIIGTLSGLIPLFFWLAGILGLIALILGLVGKGRVKRGEANNKGVTLTGAILGLAALVLSVVGAVITFTAVSDAVDEIDKAIKDSAPKDPSSKSPAGKGDAGGAAGKDKPLAAGDTVVYDDDLKVTVTEAKTYSPGEFAMGHTKGNKAYQVTVTIENGGKKKFDTALVTAQARAGKDGATAEQIFDDKVGSGFSGTVLPGKKATATFAFDAPAAAKDLTVEVGPGLDYNASQWDLKIG from the coding sequence ATGTCGTACGACACGCAGCTCCCGCACGCCCCGACCCCGGCGGTCATGCGCAACGGGCTGGGCACCGCGGCCCTGATCCTCGGCATCATCGGCACGCTGTCCGGCCTCATCCCGCTGTTCTTCTGGCTGGCCGGAATCCTCGGCCTGATCGCGCTGATCCTCGGCCTGGTCGGCAAGGGCCGCGTGAAGCGCGGCGAGGCGAACAACAAGGGTGTGACCCTGACCGGCGCGATCCTCGGCCTCGCGGCCCTGGTCCTCTCGGTGGTCGGCGCGGTCATCACCTTCACCGCCGTCAGCGACGCGGTGGACGAGATCGACAAGGCGATCAAGGACTCCGCCCCGAAGGACCCGAGCTCCAAGAGCCCGGCGGGCAAGGGCGACGCGGGCGGCGCGGCCGGCAAGGACAAGCCGCTCGCGGCCGGCGACACCGTCGTCTACGACGACGACCTGAAGGTCACCGTGACCGAGGCCAAGACGTACTCCCCCGGCGAGTTCGCCATGGGCCACACCAAGGGCAACAAGGCCTACCAGGTCACCGTCACCATCGAGAACGGCGGCAAGAAGAAGTTCGACACCGCACTGGTGACGGCGCAGGCCCGCGCGGGCAAGGACGGCGCCACGGCCGAGCAGATCTTCGACGACAAGGTCGGCAGCGGCTTCAGCGGCACGGTCCTGCCCGGCAAGAAGGCCACCGCCACCTTCGCCTTCGACGCCCCCGCCGCCGCCAAGGACCTCACGGTAGAGGTCGGCCCCGGCCTGGACTACAACGCCTCGCAGTGGGACCTGAAGATCGGCTGA